The following proteins come from a genomic window of Micromonospora echinofusca:
- a CDS encoding DUF1015 family protein, with translation MTVVHPIARAWITTGGTGAQNYDEFADDAEITAIIEANPHSALGIEMPHRAPESLGKSFLDALPDAVTRLAEAKADGSYTPAEQVVVLYRISAPGEENAYGLFAMVDTDQISTRADEPGLVIRNEDVFIAKVRERVALAEALGHLLSPVLLLQTGRGDELHAALAAATEAAGAPAATDTDQAGRTHAIWLLGPGPRQDELTALAGGGELVVADGNHRSLAAQTGGLPRFLSVITTPASVAIQPYNRLVSELTTTADDLLARLRAAGAEISPIDGPVEVPEAGGTVHLRLAGQGYAVTLPHVGDNRLENLDHALVERLLLRDALGLDPGDKRITYVGGDYPASWLTGEVDAGRAELAVLVAPVTVDDFVAVNLAREKMPRKSTWFTPKARGGLVVAELSR, from the coding sequence ATGACGGTCGTGCATCCGATCGCCCGGGCCTGGATCACCACTGGCGGCACCGGCGCGCAGAACTACGACGAGTTCGCCGACGACGCGGAGATCACCGCGATCATCGAGGCGAACCCGCACAGTGCCCTCGGCATCGAGATGCCGCATCGGGCGCCGGAGAGCCTGGGCAAGTCCTTCCTCGACGCCCTGCCGGACGCGGTGACCCGGCTCGCCGAGGCGAAGGCCGACGGCAGCTACACCCCGGCCGAGCAGGTCGTGGTCCTCTACCGGATCAGCGCGCCGGGGGAGGAGAACGCGTACGGGCTCTTCGCCATGGTCGACACCGACCAGATCTCCACCCGCGCCGACGAGCCCGGTCTGGTCATCCGCAACGAGGACGTCTTCATCGCCAAGGTGCGGGAGCGGGTGGCCCTCGCCGAGGCGCTGGGCCACCTGCTGTCGCCCGTACTCCTGCTCCAGACCGGGCGCGGCGACGAGCTGCACGCCGCCCTCGCGGCGGCGACCGAGGCGGCCGGCGCGCCGGCGGCGACCGACACCGACCAGGCGGGGCGCACCCACGCCATCTGGCTGCTCGGCCCGGGCCCGCGCCAGGACGAGCTGACCGCCCTGGCGGGCGGCGGCGAGCTGGTCGTGGCCGACGGCAACCACCGCAGCCTCGCCGCCCAGACCGGCGGGCTGCCGCGCTTCCTGTCGGTGATCACGACTCCGGCGTCGGTGGCGATCCAGCCCTACAACCGGCTGGTCAGCGAGCTGACCACCACCGCCGACGACCTGCTCGCCCGGCTCCGCGCCGCCGGCGCGGAGATCAGCCCGATCGACGGCCCGGTCGAGGTCCCGGAGGCTGGCGGCACCGTCCACCTGCGCCTCGCCGGCCAGGGGTACGCGGTCACCCTGCCGCACGTCGGCGACAACCGGCTGGAGAACCTGGACCACGCCCTGGTCGAGCGGCTGCTGCTGCGCGACGCGCTCGGGCTCGACCCGGGCGACAAGCGGATCACCTACGTCGGCGGCGACTACCCGGCTAGCTGGCTGACCGGCGAGGTCGACGCGGGGCGGGCCGAGCTGGCGGTGCTGGTGGCGCCGGTGACGGTGGACGACTTCGTCGCGGTCAACCTGGCGCGGGAGAAGATGCCGCGCAAGAGCACCTGGTTCACCCCGAAGGCGCGCGGCGGCCTGGTGGTCGCCGAGCTGTCCCGCTGA
- a CDS encoding DUF5130 family protein, producing MTVGEKQAGTPPEVLDGPFSTRQLLRIDEALRLADQGTGLVFSVFVGGLDEPIREHAERLHRQLAEPDRSVLIAVSPNQRQLEIVTGRHARKRIPDTYARLAALSMVAAFGGGDLAGGIINGLDQLASHAGKG from the coding sequence GTGACCGTTGGTGAGAAGCAGGCCGGGACTCCGCCCGAGGTGCTGGACGGGCCGTTCTCGACCCGCCAGCTGCTGCGCATCGACGAGGCCCTGCGCCTGGCCGACCAGGGCACCGGCCTGGTCTTCTCCGTCTTCGTCGGCGGCCTCGACGAGCCGATCCGGGAGCACGCCGAGCGGCTGCACCGCCAGCTCGCCGAGCCCGACCGGTCGGTCCTGATCGCGGTGTCGCCCAACCAGCGGCAGCTGGAGATCGTCACCGGTCGGCACGCCCGCAAGCGCATCCCCGACACGTACGCCCGACTCGCCGCGCTCTCCATGGTGGCGGCGTTCGGCGGCGGCGACCTGGCCGGCGGCATCATCAACGGCCTCGACCAGCTCGCCAGCCACGCCGGCAAGGGCTGA
- a CDS encoding non-ribosomal peptide synthetase, with protein sequence MRAGDTVSVAAVPVSDGPTCRCTATPAAAAVGTPYDDRPFLAVSGMVEERVDRHPHRRAVSFRGRSLTYRELDDLANGVAAALAGRGVRRGDVVPVLLADGLELPVVDLALMKLGAAFVPVDPGWPADRLHASLRVVRPRLAVVRGTGPRPDTGDVPCLPVDLDEITPTRRRPGVPIGPADLIYGIFTSGTTGTPKCALNRHDGIANRLRFMTRHFAATGDEVVLQNSRHTFDSSVWQMFWPLTTGGRTVVPVEGGFLDVERTVRTIADETVTMTDFVPSVLGALVSVLDRDPAARRAVASLRNVIVGGEEIDPWAVHRLVELVPGVAVTNGYGPTEASIGMIFHTVVRSDGDVIPIGRPIDNCYAAVVDDELRPLPPGETGEIVIGGVCLGEGYLGDSARTAEVFVPNPLPAIPGVRLYRTGDLGRVAPDGRLHFAGRRDHQLKVNGVRIEAGEIETAATRLAGVRQAKVLLAREHRGRSLALFLAADPEVTEPQVRAHLRRLLPRTHVPRHVVVRDALPLTGNGKVDRQALEAWLDHTFADRTRPSAAPAEARTLPERVLGVFRTVLGRPDLDPDTDFLDAGGDSLQALDVVTALGADQSLRVGVQDLFTHRSAARLARALAVRLRAADPAETEDELVERDAKIPADLPVRPVGRRRAPRTVLVTGATGFVGARLVHELLATTDVRVLCLARAADDAEATARVVRALAERGLWRPGHDLRLHGYAADLGRPALGLTPQAWDRLAHDCDLVLHAGALVNFLFDYRAHRAANVLGTAELLRLCLTGRPKPLHHVSTLGVLDSEAARHPQPLPETYDPALAVPPTSGYSRSKWVAERYLDDARRRGATITVLRLGEVMPAADDGHPNPRALTHLLLAACHRLRMRPDAPVRSDWTPVDWAARRIVATVVDPRQWGGTLHVLHPVSVDFTDLPLGGADALPRVSCGRFLAGLREAAGEGDRDAAVLLALFPPGAGADEERLRAVFATLLTDNPRLFRRDGCAELERRRGFTDHRLGPSVGAYRAWLGEHEGREADRLLLPAGPG encoded by the coding sequence ATGAGGGCGGGCGACACCGTATCCGTGGCGGCGGTTCCCGTCTCCGACGGGCCCACCTGCCGGTGCACCGCCACCCCTGCGGCGGCCGCCGTCGGGACGCCGTACGACGACCGGCCCTTCCTGGCCGTGTCCGGCATGGTGGAAGAGCGCGTCGACCGGCACCCGCACCGCCGGGCGGTGTCGTTCCGGGGCCGCTCGCTGACGTACCGCGAACTCGACGACCTGGCCAACGGCGTCGCCGCCGCCCTGGCCGGGCGGGGCGTCCGGCGGGGCGACGTGGTGCCCGTCCTGCTCGCCGACGGGCTCGAACTGCCCGTCGTCGACCTGGCGTTGATGAAGCTCGGCGCGGCCTTCGTACCCGTCGACCCCGGCTGGCCGGCGGACCGGCTGCACGCCTCGCTGCGGGTGGTCCGGCCCCGGCTCGCGGTGGTACGCGGCACCGGCCCGCGCCCCGACACCGGAGACGTCCCCTGCCTGCCCGTCGACCTCGACGAGATCACCCCGACCCGCCGCCGGCCCGGCGTGCCGATCGGCCCGGCCGACCTGATCTACGGCATCTTCACCTCCGGCACCACCGGCACCCCGAAGTGCGCGCTGAACCGGCACGACGGCATCGCCAACCGGCTGCGGTTCATGACCCGTCACTTCGCGGCGACCGGTGACGAGGTGGTGCTCCAGAACAGCCGGCACACCTTCGACTCGTCGGTGTGGCAGATGTTCTGGCCGCTGACCACCGGCGGTCGGACGGTGGTGCCGGTCGAGGGCGGGTTCCTCGACGTCGAGCGGACCGTCCGGACCATCGCCGACGAGACCGTCACGATGACCGACTTCGTGCCGAGCGTGCTCGGCGCGCTGGTGTCGGTCCTGGACCGGGACCCGGCGGCCCGGCGCGCGGTCGCCTCGCTGCGCAACGTGATCGTCGGCGGCGAGGAGATCGACCCCTGGGCGGTGCACCGGCTGGTCGAACTGGTGCCGGGCGTGGCGGTCACCAACGGCTACGGTCCGACCGAGGCGTCGATCGGAATGATCTTCCACACCGTCGTCCGCAGCGACGGCGACGTCATCCCCATCGGTCGACCCATCGACAACTGCTACGCCGCTGTCGTGGACGACGAACTGCGGCCCCTGCCGCCGGGCGAGACCGGCGAGATCGTCATCGGCGGGGTGTGCCTGGGCGAGGGGTACCTCGGCGACTCGGCCCGCACCGCCGAGGTGTTCGTGCCCAACCCGCTGCCCGCCATTCCGGGTGTCCGGCTCTACCGCACCGGCGACCTCGGCCGGGTCGCCCCCGACGGCCGGCTGCACTTCGCCGGCCGCCGCGACCACCAGCTCAAGGTCAACGGCGTCCGGATCGAGGCGGGCGAGATCGAGACCGCCGCCACCCGGCTGGCCGGCGTACGGCAGGCGAAGGTCCTGCTCGCCCGCGAGCACCGGGGCAGGTCGCTGGCCCTCTTCCTCGCCGCCGACCCCGAGGTGACCGAGCCGCAGGTGCGGGCGCACCTGCGGCGGCTGCTGCCCCGGACCCACGTGCCCCGGCACGTCGTCGTGCGCGACGCGCTGCCGCTGACCGGCAACGGCAAGGTCGACCGGCAGGCGCTGGAGGCGTGGCTGGACCATACGTTCGCCGACCGGACACGTCCGTCGGCCGCGCCCGCCGAGGCGCGGACGCTGCCCGAGCGTGTGCTGGGGGTGTTCCGGACGGTCCTCGGCCGGCCAGACCTCGACCCCGACACCGACTTCCTCGACGCCGGGGGCGACTCGCTCCAGGCCCTCGACGTGGTCACCGCCCTCGGCGCGGACCAGAGCCTGCGCGTCGGCGTGCAGGACCTGTTCACCCACCGCAGCGCCGCCCGGCTCGCCCGGGCGCTCGCCGTACGGCTGCGTGCGGCCGACCCCGCCGAGACCGAGGACGAGCTGGTGGAGCGGGACGCGAAGATCCCGGCCGACCTGCCCGTACGCCCCGTCGGCCGGCGCCGGGCGCCGCGTACGGTCCTGGTCACCGGGGCCACCGGATTCGTCGGCGCGCGCCTGGTGCACGAGCTGCTCGCCACCACCGACGTCCGGGTGTTGTGCCTGGCCCGCGCGGCCGACGACGCCGAGGCCACCGCCCGCGTCGTGCGCGCGCTGGCCGAGCGGGGCCTGTGGCGGCCCGGCCACGACCTGCGCCTGCACGGGTACGCGGCCGACCTCGGCCGCCCGGCCCTCGGCCTGACGCCGCAGGCGTGGGACCGGCTGGCCCACGACTGCGACCTCGTGCTGCACGCCGGGGCGCTGGTCAACTTCCTGTTCGACTACCGGGCCCACCGCGCCGCGAACGTCCTCGGCACCGCCGAGCTGCTGCGGCTGTGCCTGACGGGCCGGCCGAAGCCGCTGCACCACGTCTCCACCCTCGGCGTCCTCGACAGCGAGGCCGCCCGCCATCCGCAGCCGCTGCCCGAGACGTACGACCCGGCCCTCGCCGTCCCGCCGACGAGCGGCTACAGCCGGTCGAAGTGGGTGGCGGAGCGGTACCTCGACGACGCCCGGCGGCGGGGCGCGACCATCACGGTGCTGCGCCTCGGCGAGGTGATGCCCGCGGCCGACGACGGCCACCCCAACCCCCGGGCCCTGACCCACCTGCTGCTGGCGGCCTGCCATCGGCTGCGGATGCGGCCCGACGCGCCCGTGCGCTCCGACTGGACGCCGGTGGACTGGGCCGCCCGGCGGATCGTCGCCACGGTCGTCGACCCGCGCCAGTGGGGCGGCACGCTGCACGTCCTGCACCCGGTGAGCGTCGACTTCACCGACCTGCCGCTGGGCGGCGCGGACGCCCTGCCCCGGGTGAGCTGCGGGCGGTTCCTGGCGGGGCTGCGCGAGGCGGCGGGCGAGGGCGACCGCGACGCCGCCGTGCTGC
- a CDS encoding mycothiol-dependent nitroreductase Rv2466c family protein → MSERAAVDMFFDPLCPWAWITSRWLLEVEKVRDVDVRFRVMSLSVLNEGRELPEEYQELMRTGWGPVRVCIAVEQRYGQDAVRKLYTALGTRIHLGREKLTRELFVAALTDVGLDPALADVAEGSDHDEALRASHEAGMRPVGTDVGTPVIHAPGPEGGTVAFFGPVITPAPKGEAAGRLWDGVLLVASTPGFYELKRSRDLDPIFD, encoded by the coding sequence GTGAGCGAGCGTGCCGCCGTAGACATGTTCTTCGACCCCCTCTGCCCGTGGGCGTGGATCACCTCCCGTTGGCTGCTGGAGGTGGAGAAGGTCCGGGACGTGGACGTCCGGTTCCGCGTGATGAGCCTGTCGGTGCTCAACGAGGGCCGGGAGCTGCCCGAGGAGTACCAGGAGCTGATGCGGACCGGCTGGGGCCCGGTGCGGGTCTGCATCGCGGTGGAGCAGCGGTACGGCCAGGACGCCGTCCGGAAGCTCTACACCGCGCTCGGCACCCGGATCCACCTCGGGCGGGAGAAGCTCACGCGGGAGCTGTTCGTGGCCGCGCTGACCGACGTCGGGCTCGACCCGGCGCTGGCCGACGTCGCCGAGGGCAGCGACCACGACGAGGCGCTGCGGGCCAGCCACGAGGCCGGCATGCGCCCGGTCGGCACCGACGTCGGCACCCCGGTGATCCACGCTCCCGGTCCCGAGGGCGGCACGGTCGCCTTCTTCGGCCCGGTGATCACCCCGGCCCCCAAGGGCGAGGCCGCCGGCCGGCTCTGGGACGGCGTCCTGCTCGTCGCCTCCACCCCCGGCTTCTACGAGCTCAAGCGCTCCCGGGACCTCGACCCGATCTTCGACTGA
- a CDS encoding ribose-5-phosphate isomerase: MRVYLGSDHAGFELKVHLVNHLTKEGYDVVDVGPHAFDPDDDYPAFCLHTGDRVVADGGSLGVVIGGSGNGEQIAANKVAGVRAALAWSIDTAQLAREHNDANVVAVGARQHTLDEATAIVEAFLTTPFSGNERHARRIAQVADYEGTRQLPPLP, from the coding sequence ATGCGCGTCTACCTGGGATCCGACCACGCCGGTTTCGAGTTGAAGGTGCACCTGGTCAACCACCTGACCAAGGAGGGCTACGACGTGGTCGACGTCGGCCCGCACGCCTTCGACCCGGACGACGACTACCCGGCCTTCTGCCTGCATACCGGCGACCGGGTGGTGGCTGACGGCGGCAGCCTCGGGGTGGTCATCGGCGGCTCGGGCAACGGCGAGCAGATCGCCGCGAACAAGGTGGCCGGCGTCCGGGCGGCCCTCGCCTGGAGCATCGACACCGCCCAACTGGCCCGCGAGCACAACGACGCGAACGTCGTGGCGGTCGGCGCCCGTCAGCACACGCTGGACGAGGCGACCGCCATCGTCGAGGCGTTCCTGACCACCCCGTTCTCGGGCAACGAGCGGCACGCCCGCCGGATCGCCCAGGTGGCCGACTACGAGGGCACCCGCCAGCTCCCCCCGCTGCCCTGA
- the pepN gene encoding aminopeptidase N has protein sequence MRNLTQVEATERARLLDVTGYDISLDLSSAVRAAEARTFRSRTEVRFRCTEPGASTFIELAADSVRSATLNGAPVDLGDWSAEKGLTLSGLDSDNTLVVEADFAYSNSGQGLHRAVDPVDGETYLYSQFETADAQRVYACFDQPDLKSVYTWHATVPEHWKVISNMPVEREEAAGEGLKTVHFTTSVRMSTYITALCAGPYHEVRDSHDGIDLGAFCRASMAPHLDSDDLFLVTKQGFDFFHEQFGVRYPLPKYDQLWVPDFNAGAMENFGCVTHAEAHYLFRSQVTDYEYEQRANTILHELAHMWFGDLVTMRWWNDLWLNESFAEWASHWCNTHATRFTEAWTTFLSIRKNWGYRQDQLSSTHPVYCEMPDLEAVEVNFDGITYAKGASVLKQLVAYVGEEPFLAGLRAYFAKHAWGNATFDDLLSELEAASGRELRKFAAQWLETAQVNTLRPELTIGADGTYEQVVVLQEAPAGHPTLRTHRIGVGLYDLTDGRLVRRERHEVDVTGDRTEVSALRGVPAADVLLLNDDDLTYTKLRLDERSMATVVQHIAGFESSLARALCWTAAWDMTRDAELAARDYVALVLAGLPAETDINLVNAALRQANTTLTYYADPAWAPTGWAELARTARTALAAAEAGSGFQLTWARAYAQAARSAEDLATLRGWLAGNDVPAGLAIDTELRWAVLDALVANGAAGTAEIEAELAGDRTASGEREAAYAHALVPTAENKAAVWAELTGPEALPNWRNRALLQGFTHPAQTELTAPYREKYFAVVGQVWGSRDSEPAQEFAQLAYPMFLVDEETVAATDAWLAGDGHPASLRRLVAEGRDGVVRALRARERDARSA, from the coding sequence GTGCGCAACCTGACGCAGGTCGAGGCCACGGAGCGGGCCCGCCTGCTCGACGTGACCGGATACGACATCAGTCTGGACCTCTCGTCCGCCGTACGGGCGGCCGAGGCTCGCACCTTCCGGTCGAGGACCGAGGTCCGGTTCCGGTGCACGGAGCCCGGTGCGAGCACCTTCATCGAGCTGGCCGCCGACTCCGTACGCTCCGCCACGCTCAACGGCGCACCGGTGGACCTGGGCGACTGGTCGGCCGAGAAGGGCCTGACCCTGTCGGGACTGGACAGCGACAACACGCTCGTCGTCGAGGCGGACTTCGCGTACTCGAACAGCGGGCAGGGGCTGCACCGCGCCGTCGACCCCGTCGACGGTGAGACCTACCTCTACAGCCAGTTCGAGACGGCCGACGCCCAGCGGGTCTACGCCTGCTTCGACCAGCCCGACCTGAAGAGCGTCTACACCTGGCACGCCACCGTCCCGGAGCACTGGAAGGTGATCTCCAACATGCCGGTGGAGCGGGAGGAGGCGGCGGGCGAGGGCCTGAAGACGGTCCACTTCACCACCTCGGTGCGGATGAGCACCTACATCACCGCCCTCTGCGCCGGGCCGTACCACGAGGTGCGCGACAGCCACGACGGCATCGACCTGGGCGCGTTCTGCCGGGCCTCGATGGCGCCGCACCTCGACTCGGACGACCTCTTCCTGGTCACCAAGCAGGGCTTCGACTTCTTCCACGAGCAGTTCGGCGTGCGCTACCCGCTGCCCAAGTACGACCAGCTGTGGGTACCCGACTTCAACGCCGGCGCGATGGAGAACTTCGGCTGCGTCACGCACGCCGAGGCGCACTACCTCTTCCGCTCGCAGGTGACCGACTACGAGTACGAGCAGCGGGCCAACACGATCCTGCACGAGCTGGCGCACATGTGGTTCGGTGACCTGGTCACCATGCGCTGGTGGAACGACCTGTGGCTCAACGAGTCGTTCGCCGAGTGGGCCAGCCACTGGTGCAACACCCACGCCACCCGCTTCACCGAGGCCTGGACGACGTTCCTGTCCATCCGCAAGAACTGGGGCTACCGCCAGGACCAGCTCTCCTCCACCCACCCGGTCTACTGCGAGATGCCGGACCTGGAGGCGGTCGAGGTCAACTTCGACGGCATCACCTACGCCAAGGGCGCGAGCGTGCTCAAGCAGCTCGTCGCGTACGTCGGCGAGGAGCCGTTCCTGGCCGGGCTGCGCGCCTACTTCGCCAAGCACGCCTGGGGCAACGCCACCTTCGACGACCTGCTCTCCGAGCTGGAGGCGGCCTCCGGCCGGGAGCTGCGCAAGTTCGCCGCCCAGTGGCTGGAGACGGCGCAGGTCAACACCCTGCGCCCGGAGCTGACGATCGGCGCGGACGGCACCTACGAGCAGGTGGTCGTGCTCCAGGAGGCGCCCGCCGGGCACCCGACGCTGCGGACCCACCGGATCGGGGTCGGCCTCTACGACCTGACCGACGGCCGGCTGGTCCGCCGCGAGCGCCACGAGGTCGACGTCACCGGCGACCGCACCGAGGTGTCCGCGCTGCGCGGCGTGCCCGCCGCCGACGTGCTGCTGCTCAACGACGACGACCTCACCTACACCAAGCTGCGCCTCGACGAGCGGTCGATGGCCACCGTCGTGCAGCACATCGCCGGCTTCGAGTCGTCGCTGGCCCGCGCGCTGTGCTGGACCGCCGCCTGGGACATGACCCGCGACGCCGAGCTGGCCGCCCGCGACTACGTGGCGCTGGTGCTGGCGGGGCTGCCGGCCGAGACCGACATCAACCTGGTCAACGCGGCCCTGCGCCAGGCCAACACGACGCTCACCTACTACGCCGACCCGGCCTGGGCGCCGACCGGCTGGGCGGAGCTGGCGCGCACCGCGCGTACGGCGCTGGCGGCGGCGGAGGCGGGCAGCGGCTTCCAGCTCACCTGGGCCCGCGCGTACGCCCAGGCGGCCCGCTCGGCCGAGGACCTCGCCACCCTGCGCGGCTGGCTGGCCGGCAACGACGTGCCGGCCGGCCTGGCCATCGACACCGAGCTGCGCTGGGCCGTGCTGGACGCCCTGGTCGCCAACGGCGCGGCCGGCACCGCCGAGATCGAGGCCGAGCTGGCCGGGGACCGGACGGCCAGCGGCGAGCGGGAGGCCGCGTACGCGCACGCGCTGGTGCCGACGGCGGAGAACAAGGCCGCCGTCTGGGCCGAGCTGACCGGGCCGGAGGCGCTGCCGAACTGGCGCAACCGGGCGCTGTTGCAGGGCTTCACCCACCCGGCCCAGACGGAGCTGACCGCGCCCTACCGGGAGAAGTACTTCGCCGTGGTGGGCCAGGTCTGGGGCAGCCGGGACAGCGAGCCGGCGCAGGAGTTCGCGCAGCTGGCGTACCCGATGTTCCTGGTGGACGAGGAGACGGTGGCGGCCACCGACGCCTGGCTTGCCGGCGACGGCCACCCGGCGTCGCTGCGCCGGCTGGTGGCGGAGGGCCGCGACGGCGTCGTGCGCGCCCTGCGGGCCCGCGAGCGGGACGCCCGCAGCGCCTGA
- a CDS encoding amidase: MAEPHDLTALEQAVAIARGELSSVELVEHHLTRVDALGDTVGAFVTVTGERARAAARAADAVPAEERGPLHGVPTAIKDLTLTAGVRTTFGSAAFADFVPPVDADVVRFMAQAGLVSLGKTTTSELGCSLYSEGLVAPPARNPWGLAYTAGGSSGGAAAAVAAGLVPVAQGSDGGGSLRIPASLCGLVGYKPSRGLVSGGPVGSGAYGLPTNGPIGRTVADVAALLDVLARPVPGEPYLAPAPPEGGWLGAARRADPGRLRVGRFTAPMLADEPVHPDCLAAVDRAAALLTAAGHEVVDVPAPIGPAVWPLFEIVWYVLALAPVPPEREADLLPLTRHLRARGAEISAGTLTATLGELQAQVRLGVRRTAGCDLLLCPTLAAPQAPLGWFAEGGDPAEDFDRQRRFSPYCAVFNVTGDPSVSLPVGVTAEGLPVGVLLTGRYGDDARLIATAAQLEHSSGGWDRHPAIWRAVGSANVNGSGVGRSAP, translated from the coding sequence ATGGCCGAGCCGCACGACCTGACCGCGCTGGAGCAGGCCGTCGCGATCGCCCGCGGCGAGCTGTCCAGCGTCGAACTGGTCGAGCACCACCTGACCCGGGTCGACGCGCTCGGCGACACCGTCGGCGCGTTCGTCACGGTCACCGGCGAGCGGGCCCGCGCGGCGGCCCGTGCCGCCGACGCCGTACCGGCCGAGGAGCGCGGCCCGTTGCACGGCGTGCCGACCGCGATCAAGGACCTCACCCTCACCGCCGGGGTGCGCACCACGTTCGGCTCGGCGGCGTTCGCCGACTTCGTGCCGCCGGTGGACGCCGACGTGGTCCGGTTCATGGCGCAGGCCGGGCTGGTGAGCCTGGGCAAGACCACGACCTCCGAGCTGGGCTGCTCGCTCTACTCCGAGGGGCTGGTCGCGCCGCCGGCCCGCAACCCGTGGGGCCTGGCGTACACCGCCGGCGGCTCCAGCGGAGGGGCGGCGGCGGCCGTCGCGGCCGGGCTGGTCCCGGTCGCCCAGGGCTCCGACGGCGGCGGCTCGCTGCGCATCCCCGCCTCGCTGTGCGGCCTGGTCGGCTACAAGCCGAGCCGGGGCCTGGTCTCCGGCGGGCCGGTGGGCTCCGGCGCCTACGGCCTGCCGACCAACGGACCGATCGGGCGTACGGTCGCCGACGTGGCGGCGCTGCTCGACGTGCTGGCCCGGCCCGTTCCCGGCGAGCCCTACCTGGCGCCCGCCCCGCCCGAGGGTGGTTGGCTCGGCGCGGCCCGGCGGGCCGACCCGGGGCGGCTGCGGGTCGGACGGTTCACCGCCCCGATGCTCGCCGACGAGCCGGTGCACCCCGACTGCCTCGCCGCAGTGGACCGGGCCGCGGCGCTGCTCACCGCCGCCGGCCACGAGGTGGTCGACGTCCCCGCGCCCATCGGGCCCGCCGTGTGGCCGCTGTTCGAGATCGTCTGGTACGTGCTGGCGCTCGCGCCCGTGCCGCCCGAGCGGGAGGCCGACCTGCTGCCGCTGACCCGCCACCTGCGCGCCCGGGGCGCGGAGATCTCCGCCGGCACCCTCACCGCCACGCTCGGCGAACTCCAGGCGCAGGTACGCCTCGGCGTACGCCGTACCGCCGGCTGTGACCTGCTGCTCTGCCCCACCCTCGCCGCGCCGCAGGCGCCGCTGGGCTGGTTCGCTGAGGGTGGCGACCCGGCCGAGGACTTCGACCGGCAACGCCGGTTCTCACCGTACTGCGCGGTCTTCAACGTCACGGGCGATCCGTCGGTTTCGCTGCCGGTGGGTGTCACCGCCGAGGGGCTGCCCGTGGGGGTCCTGCTGACCGGTCGGTACGGCGACGACGCGAGGTTGATCGCCACGGCTGCGCAACTGGAGCACTCCAGTGGCGGATGGGATCGCCACCCCGCAATCTGGCGGGCCGTGGGCTCCGCTAACGTGAATGGCAGCGGTGTCGGGCGGTCGGCGCCATGA
- a CDS encoding S1 family peptidase: MVRWRTLVGRLAAALVAVTAGSFVLAVPASAKPGPEVTPYVVGGTLAAQGEFPFMVRLSMGCGGSLYSPRLVLTAAHCVGRTGTNTSITATLGVVDLQSSSRIQVRSNYVYRAPGYNGNGKDWALIRLATPVTTLPTLKIATSTAYDNGTFTVAGWGATREGGAQQRYLRKATVPFVSDATCNSYYGGQIIASEEICAGYASGGIDTCQGDSGGPMFRRDASNAWIQVGIVSWGNGCARPSYPGVYTQVSTFAPAIASAAASLGG; this comes from the coding sequence ATGGTCCGTTGGCGCACACTCGTCGGCCGGTTGGCCGCCGCGTTGGTGGCGGTCACCGCCGGCTCGTTCGTCCTGGCCGTTCCGGCCTCCGCCAAGCCCGGGCCCGAGGTGACTCCGTACGTCGTCGGCGGGACGCTGGCCGCGCAGGGGGAGTTCCCGTTCATGGTGCGGCTCTCCATGGGCTGCGGCGGTTCGCTCTACAGCCCGCGCCTGGTGCTGACCGCCGCGCACTGCGTCGGCAGGACCGGTACGAACACCAGCATCACCGCCACCCTCGGCGTGGTGGACCTCCAGTCGTCGAGCCGGATCCAGGTGCGCTCGAACTACGTCTACCGGGCGCCCGGCTACAACGGCAACGGCAAGGACTGGGCCCTCATCCGGCTGGCCACGCCGGTCACCACGCTCCCGACGCTGAAGATCGCCACCAGCACCGCGTACGACAACGGCACCTTCACGGTCGCCGGTTGGGGCGCCACCCGTGAGGGCGGCGCGCAGCAGCGCTACCTGCGCAAGGCCACCGTGCCGTTCGTCAGTGACGCGACCTGCAACTCCTACTACGGCGGCCAGATCATCGCGAGCGAGGAGATCTGCGCCGGCTACGCCAGCGGCGGCATCGACACCTGCCAGGGTGACTCGGGCGGCCCGATGTTCCGGCGGGACGCGAGCAACGCCTGGATCCAGGTCGGCATCGTGAGCTGGGGCAACGGCTGCGCCCGGCCCTCCTACCCCGGCGTCTACACCCAGGTGAGCACCTTCGCGCCGGCGATCGCCTCGGCGGCGGCGAGCCTCGGCGGCTGA
- the ctaJ gene encoding aa3-type cytochrome oxidase subunit CtaJ, producing the protein MGLSVTETLLVFVGIPAAAVLVIAGLAYAGNRGGGGGGAKRYRPGRRFDFTPVWFLGRPEQLADSAGTALAAGAQAPALTSHKLERAGVEAPAGGTGGASDRW; encoded by the coding sequence TTGGGATTGTCTGTAACCGAGACGTTGCTGGTCTTCGTCGGCATCCCGGCGGCCGCGGTGCTGGTGATCGCCGGTCTGGCGTACGCCGGTAACCGTGGTGGCGGCGGTGGCGGCGCGAAGCGCTACCGACCGGGCCGGCGCTTCGACTTCACTCCGGTCTGGTTCCTGGGCCGGCCGGAGCAGCTGGCCGACTCGGCCGGCACCGCCCTGGCAGCGGGCGCGCAGGCGCCGGCGCTGACCAGCCACAAGCTCGAGCGGGCCGGCGTCGAGGCGCCGGCCGGTGGAACCGGAGGCGCAAGTGACCGTTGGTGA